In the genome of Triticum urartu cultivar G1812 chromosome 5, Tu2.1, whole genome shotgun sequence, one region contains:
- the LOC125556264 gene encoding uncharacterized protein LOC125556264 has translation MASQLVESHLTGAEIVKGDDVCKKRSVELLEELSLPKGLFPLSDIEEVAYNRESGFVWMLQKKKNEHTFKKIKQTVSYATEVTAFVEKGKIKKVTGVKVKELFLWLSLVEVYVDESANEKVTFKTGTGLFDTHDASAFALGE, from the coding sequence ATGGCGTCCCAGCTGGTCGAGAGCCACCTCACCGGTGCCGAGATCGTCAAGGGGGACGACGTCTGCAAGAAGAGGTCCGTCGAGCTCCTCGAGGAGCTAAGCCTCCCAAAAGGCCTCTTTCCACTGAGCGACATCGAGGAGGTCGCGTACAACCGCGAGAGCGGGTTCGTGTGGATGCTtcagaagaagaagaacgagCACACCTTCAAGAAAATCAAGCAGACCGTCTCCTACGCCACCGAGGTGACAGCTTTTGTTGAAAAGGGTAAGATCAAGAAGGTCACCGGGGTCAAGGTCAAGGAGCTGTTTCTGTGGCTCAGTTTGGTTGAGGTCTATGTCGATGAGTCCGCCAATGAAAAAGTCACCTTCAAGACTGGTACCGGCCTGTTTGACACCCATGACGCATCCGCATTCGCTCTCGGAGAATAG